One window of Rubrivirga sp. SAORIC476 genomic DNA carries:
- a CDS encoding M23 family metallopeptidase: protein MRSFASTASLLVAGLLLSACAGSGSGRLNGWGAPRGGSPPVAERPARADERPAARPARAPEETAPVAERRPATASGMVIPVVGIDGGDLRDSFTAARSGGRTHNAIDIAAPRGTPLVAVVDGTISRKHWNGLGGNTLYLTSADGQTDFYYAHLDAYADGIAVGTRVRRGQVLGTVGSTGNAQGPHLHFQVLDKRGDGRGTPVNPYHLLRTAELASSN from the coding sequence ATGCGCTCCTTTGCTTCGACCGCCTCGCTCCTCGTCGCCGGCCTCCTCCTCTCCGCCTGCGCCGGATCCGGCAGCGGACGCCTGAACGGCTGGGGGGCTCCACGCGGCGGGTCCCCGCCGGTCGCCGAGCGCCCCGCCCGCGCGGACGAGCGCCCGGCGGCACGTCCGGCACGGGCCCCGGAAGAGACGGCGCCCGTCGCCGAGCGCCGCCCCGCGACTGCATCCGGCATGGTGATCCCCGTCGTCGGGATCGATGGTGGGGACCTGCGCGACTCGTTCACGGCCGCGCGCTCCGGTGGGCGGACGCACAACGCCATCGACATCGCCGCCCCCCGCGGCACCCCCCTGGTCGCCGTCGTCGACGGCACGATCTCGCGCAAGCACTGGAACGGGCTCGGCGGCAACACCCTCTACCTGACCTCGGCCGACGGCCAGACCGACTTCTACTACGCCCACCTCGACGCCTACGCCGACGGCATCGCGGTCGGGACGCGCGTGCGGCGCGGGCAGGTGCTCGGCACCGTCGGCTCGACGGGCAACGCGCAGGGGCCGCACCTCCACTTCCAGGTGCTCGACAAGCGCGGCGACGGGCGCGGCACGCCGGTCAACCCGTACCACCTCCTGCGGACGGCAGAGCTGGCATCGTCGAACTGA